The nucleotide sequence TAACAAAGTGCTCCTTCTCCTTACTAAGCTCTCCTCTTGACTTTCCTTCCAGCTCTCCATAAAGCCCGGCAATCTTAATTTTTGGATATGTTGTTGAAAGCCTAAGTGTTATCCTCTCTGCCTTTCCTTCTCTCCATACTATGCCAACCTTTAAGCCAGCTTTTGTTTCCTTTCTCTTTTTCAAGCCTAGCTTAAGATATGGCAAAACTTCATTGTTTACTCTATTTTGCTCTGCCTTTTCGTTTAGGTACTCTTTAACCAGTTCAAATGACTCTAAGCTCAGATTGTAGCCAAAAACGGGGATGCCAAGATTTTTGGCTTTCCTTCCTTTATAGGAATAAACCTCAATCTCTTTTCCATTGCTTTTTGATGCAAAATACATACCTTTCGGTCTTTCATTAACGAATCCTTCGAGTTTTTCGCTTATATTCTCAAAAATGTTGGTGGACAACGAAAAGCTAGCCCAAGTACTCCAGATTCTCGGAGGCACTCTCACAAAACCTAAATCCTCAAGATGGTAAGTTTCAACTTTAAATTCCAATTTCAAGAACCCTTTCTCATTTATTAGCACTCTCAAAAGTGCTTTTTCTGGACTAATCTCAGCAAAATTACCGTTCTCTTTAATTTTCCTACTCTTCAACAGCTTATCTTTTCTGAGTTTTCTAGCAGTTTTAAAGGCTACTACAACTGGTATTGGAGTTGCAATGCCTTTTTCTTTATCATAGGGCACTTTGAATCCTGCTTTTAGAAGTTCTTCTTGGATTTCCAAAGATGCTGGAAAGAACACTTGAAAACTTTCAAGTTCATAGCTTCCCAATTCCTCCCAACTCATTTTCATCAACACTTTTAGTTTTAAATTTACTTTTTATATTCGTTATATATAAACAACTTTATAAAGTTTTCGGAGAAAGAGCCAAAGCTTAAAAAGTATCCCTCATATTTACCAGCAGGTGGTGAGAATGGTTCATTGGGCAGATTATATGGCTGAAAAGATAATACGAGAGAGAGGGAACAAAGAGGAGTACGTCGTTGAAAGTGGCATAACTCCGAGTGGATACGTCCATATCGGCAATTTTAGAGAACTTTTTACCGCTTACATTGTCGGTCATGCACTAAAAGATAAAGGGAAAAAGGTTAGGCACATTCACATGTGGGATGATTACGATAGATTCAGAAAAGTTCCAAAAAATATTCCAAGCGAATGGAAAGAATACTTGACAATGCCGGTCAGTGAAGTTCCCGATCCTTGGGGATGTCATAATAGCTATGCAGAGCATTTCATGGAGCTCTTTGAAAGTGAAGTTGAAAAACTCGGTATAGAAGTTGATTTCCTGAGAGCAAGCAAGCTTTACAAGAGTGGAGAATACGCCAACGATATAAGAAAAGCTCTTGAGAATAGGGACAAAATAGTCGCAATTCTTAACAAATTCCGTGACATGGCGAAACAGCCCCATTTAGAAGAAAACTGGCAACCAGTTCAGATTTACTGTCCAAAGTGCAGAAAAGAGGCGGATTTTATCCAATGGGATGGTGAATGGAAAATAAAATACAAGTGCCCACATTGTGGAAGTGAAGGAGATACAGACATAAGAGAAGGAAATGTAAAGCTGAGGTGGCGTGTGGATTGGCCCATGAGATGGGCACATTTTGAAGTTGACTTCGAGCCTGCAGGAAAAGATCACCTAGCAGCTGGTTCGAGCTTTGATACTGGAAGGGAAATCATAAAAGCAGTTTACGGCAAAGAGCCTCCACTAACACTCATGTATGAGTTTGTTGGAATAAAAGGGCAAAAAGGCAAAATGAGCGGCTCAAAGGGCAACGTTATCTTACTTAGTGATCTCTATGAAGTTCTTGAGCCCGGAGTGATAAGATTCCTATATGCCAGACACAGGCCAAATAAGGAGATTAAGATTGACCTCGGCTTGGGTTTGCTGAACCTCTATGATGAGTTCGACAAAGTCGAGCGCATATACTTTGGTCTCGAAAAGGCAAAAAATGAGGAAGAAGAAATTGAGCTCAAGAGAACGTATGAACTCTCAATGCCAAAGATCCCAGAACGATTAGTTGCCCAAGCACCATTTAGATTCCTTGTTGTACTAGTGCAGATGCCTCATTTGGATGAGGGTAGAATTATTGAAATCCTCAAAAAGCAAGGTCACGTCCCCCAGAATCTTACCGAAGAGGATACTGAAAGGATTAAACTTAGGATTACGCTTGCAAAGAATTGGGTAAGCAAATACGCTCCAGATACCGTGAAATTCTCAATCCTCCAGGAGGTTCCAAAAATCGAGGTAAGTGAAGAAATTAAAGAAGC is from Thermococcus paralvinellae and encodes:
- a CDS encoding PhoI, yielding MKMSWEELGSYELESFQVFFPASLEIQEELLKAGFKVPYDKEKGIATPIPVVVAFKTARKLRKDKLLKSRKIKENGNFAEISPEKALLRVLINEKGFLKLEFKVETYHLEDLGFVRVPPRIWSTWASFSLSTNIFENISEKLEGFVNERPKGMYFASKSNGKEIEVYSYKGRKAKNLGIPVFGYNLSLESFELVKEYLNEKAEQNRVNNEVLPYLKLGLKKRKETKAGLKVGIVWREGKAERITLRLSTTYPKIKIAGLYGELEGKSRGELSKEKEHFVIVHSNDFYWALLNTKNAFGF
- the lysS gene encoding lysine--tRNA ligase; the encoded protein is MVHWADYMAEKIIRERGNKEEYVVESGITPSGYVHIGNFRELFTAYIVGHALKDKGKKVRHIHMWDDYDRFRKVPKNIPSEWKEYLTMPVSEVPDPWGCHNSYAEHFMELFESEVEKLGIEVDFLRASKLYKSGEYANDIRKALENRDKIVAILNKFRDMAKQPHLEENWQPVQIYCPKCRKEADFIQWDGEWKIKYKCPHCGSEGDTDIREGNVKLRWRVDWPMRWAHFEVDFEPAGKDHLAAGSSFDTGREIIKAVYGKEPPLTLMYEFVGIKGQKGKMSGSKGNVILLSDLYEVLEPGVIRFLYARHRPNKEIKIDLGLGLLNLYDEFDKVERIYFGLEKAKNEEEEIELKRTYELSMPKIPERLVAQAPFRFLVVLVQMPHLDEGRIIEILKKQGHVPQNLTEEDTERIKLRITLAKNWVSKYAPDTVKFSILQEVPKIEVSEEIKEALREVAEWLESRKEFSVDELNNIIFDAAKKRDIPSKQWFKVLYQLFIGKDRGPRLASFLASLDKEFIIRRLKLEA